In one Drosophila pseudoobscura strain MV-25-SWS-2005 chromosome X, UCI_Dpse_MV25, whole genome shotgun sequence genomic region, the following are encoded:
- the LOC4812167 gene encoding cell death-inducing p53-target protein 1: MSKSTGNAPPQFTYVPPPSAPPSYQEAVGGVKPVGPYTPVVAPATAGNATIVTTVVPISRTSTHMICPSCHAEIETTTRTEPGMIAYLSGFVIALLGCWLGCCLIPCCIDDCMDVHHTCPNCKAYLGRFRR; the protein is encoded by the exons ATGAGCAAGTCGACGGGCAATGCACCACCCCAGTTCACGTATGTGCCGCCGCCATCTGCACCGCCGTCGTACCAGGAGGCAGTGGGCGGCGTGAAGCCAGTGGGCCCGTACACTCCCGTGGTGGCGCCCGCCACCGCCGGAAATGCCACGATTGTGACCACAGTGGTACCCATTAGCCGCACATCGACGCATATGATCTGTCCGTCATGCCATGCCGAGATTGAGACGACCACACGAACTGAGCCCGGCATGATTGCCTATTTGTCTGGGTTTGTGATTGCACTGCTGGG ATGCTGGTTGGGATGCTGCCTGATACCTTGCTGCAtcgacgactgcatggatgtCCATCACACGTGCCCCAACTGCAAGGCGTATTTGGGCCGCTTCCGCCGATAG